A window of Caretta caretta isolate rCarCar2 chromosome 13, rCarCar1.hap1, whole genome shotgun sequence contains these coding sequences:
- the CSE1L gene encoding exportin-2 isoform X1: protein MAPTQVTALYRARRELLLFLTLWRGVTGRGSAVMELSDANLQTLTEYLKKTLDPDPSIRRPAEKFLESVEGNQNYPLLLLTLLEKSQDNVIKVCASVTFKNYIKRNWRIIEDEPNKICETDRIAIKGNIVHLMLSSPEQIQKQLSDAISIIGREDFPQKWPDLLTEMVNRFQSGDFHVINGVLRTAHSLFKRYRHEFKSNELWTEIKLVLDAFAQPLTNLFKATIELCSTHANDASALKVLFSSLIQIAKLFYSLNFQDLPEFFEDHMETWMTNFHSLLTLDNKLLQTDDEEEAGLLELLKSQICDNAALYAQKYDEEFQPYLPRFVTAIWNLLVTTGQEVKYDLLVSNAIQFLASVCERPHYKHLFEDQNTLTSICEKVIVPNMEFRAADEEAFEDNSEEYIRRDLEGSDIDTRRRAACDLVRGLCKFFEGPVTGIFSGYVNSMLQEYAKNPSVNWKHKDAAIYLVTSLASKAQTQKHGITQANELVNLTEFFVNHIQPDLKSANVNEFPVLKADGIKYIMIFRNQVPKEQLLVSIPLLINHLQAESIVVHTYAAHALERLFTMRGTNNATLITAAEMVPFVEVLLTNLFKALTFPGSSENEYIMKAIMRSFSLLQEAIIPYIPSLIAQLTQKLLAVSKNPSKPHFNHYMFESICLSIRITCKANPAAVGSFEEALFMVFTEILQNDVQEFIPYVFQVMSLLLEMHKNDIPSSYMALFPHLLQPVLWERTGNIPPLVRLLQAYLEKGANTIASAAADKIPGLLGVFQKLIASKANDHQGFYLLNSIIEHMPPESVDQYRKQIFILLFQRLQNSKTTKFIKSFLVFINLYCVKYGALALQEIFDSIQPKMFGMVLEKIIIPEIQKVSGQVEKKICAVGITKILTECPPMMDTEYTKLWIPLLQALIGLFELPEDDTIPDEEHFIDIEDTPGYQTAFSQLAFAGKKEHDPVGQMVNNPKIHLAQSLHKLSTACPGRVPSMLSTSLNAEALQYLQGYLQAASVTLL, encoded by the exons ATGGCACCAACTCAAGTGACGGCTTTGTACCGAGCCAGGCGAGAGCTGCTGCTTTTCTTAACGCTCTGGCGGGGTGTCACGGGACGAG GTTCTGCAGTTATGGAGCTCAGTGATGCCAATTTACAGACTTTAACAGAATATCTAAAGAAGACACTAGACCCAGATCCTTCTATACGGCGTCCAG CGGAGAAGTTTCTCGAATCAGTTGAAGGAAACCAGAATTACCCATTGTTACTCTTAACGCTGCTGGAAAAGTCGCAAGATAATGTCATCAAAGTCTGTGCCTCTGTAACTTTCAAGAATTATATTAAAAGAAACTGGAGAATT ATTGAAGATGAACCAAACAAAATATGTGAAACAGACAGGATAGCTATTAAAGGCAACATAGTACACTTGATGCTTAGCAGTCCAGAACAAATTCAAAAACAG TTAAGTGACGCCATTAGCATTATTGGCAGGGAAGACTTCCCTCAGAAATGGCCAGACCTGCTGACCGAAATGGTGAATCGTTTTCAGAGTGGAGATTTCCATGTCATTAATGGAGTCCTTCGCACTGCACACTCGTTATTTAAAAG ATACCGCCATGAGTTTAAATCAAATGAACTGTGGACAGAAATCAAACTTGTCCTTGATGCCTTTGCACAGCCCTTGACAAATCTCTTTAAG GCCACCATTGAACTTTGCAGCACCCATGCAAATGATGCCAGTGCTTTGAaggttctcttctcttctctaatTCAGATTGCAAAATTGTTCTACAGTTTAAATTTTCAG gATCTTCCTGAGTTTTTTGAAGATCACATGGAAACCTGGATGACAAATTTTCATAGTCTTTTAACTTTAGATAACAAACTTTTACAGACTGAT GATGAAGAGGAAGCTGGATTATTGGAGCTACTGAAATCCCAAATTTGTGATAATGCTGCTTTGTATGCTCAAAAATATGATGAAGAATTCCAGCCTTACCTGCCTCGTTTTGTCACAGCGATCTGGAATTTGTTGGTCACAACAGGCCAGGAAGTTAAATACGACTTG TTGGTAAGCAATGCAATCCAATTTCTGGCCTCAGTTTGTGAGAGACCACATTATAAACATCTGTTTGAAGATCAGAATACCCTGACAAGCATCTGTGAAAAAGTTATTGTTCCCAACATGGAATTTAGag ctgctgaTGAAGAAGCTTTTGAAGATAATTCTGAAGAATATATAAGAAGGGATTTGGAAGGATCTG ATATTGATACCAGACGCAGAGCAGCCTGTGATCTAGTACGAGGCTTATGCAAGTTTTTTGAAGGACCTGTAACAGGGATCTTCTCTGGCTATGTTAATTCCATGCTGCAAGAATATGCAAAGAATCCATCTGTCAACTGGAAGCATAAAGATGCAGCCATTTACCTTGTAACATCTTTGGCATCCAAAGCTCAGACACAGAAG caTGGAATAACACAAGCCAATGAACTTGTAAATCTGACAGAATTCTTTGTGAATCATATTCAACCCGACTTAAAATCTGCTAATG TGAATGAATTTCCTGTGCTTAAAGCTGATGGCATCAAGTATATCATGATTTTCAGGAACCAA GTACCCAAAGAACAACTTTTGGTGTCTATCCCTCTCTTAATCAATCATCTTCAAGCAGAAAGTATTGTGGTTCATACTTATGCAGCCCATGCTCTTGAGAGATTGTTTACTATGAGGGGGACTAACAACGCTACACT CATTACAGCTGCAGAAATGGTACCATTTGTAGAAGTGCTACTAACAAACCTTTTTAAAGCCCTGACATTTCCCGGCTCATCTGAAAATGAGTATATTATGAAAG CTATCATGAGAAGTTTTTCTCTGCTACAGGAAGCTATAATCCCATATATCCCTTCTCTCATCGCTCAGCTTACACAGAAACTGCTGGCTGTCAGTAAG AACCCAAGCAAACCTCACTTTAACCATTACATGTTTGAATCAATATGCTTATCGATAAGGATAACTTGCAAAGCAAACCCTGCTGCTGTTGGAAGCTTCGAAGAGGCTTTGTTTATGGTGTTTACTGAGATATTACAGAATGACGTGCAAG AGTTTATTCCATACGTGTTTCAAGTGATGTCTCTACTATTGGAAATGCATAAAAATGACATCCCGTCATCCTACATGGCATTGTTTCCTCATCTCCTCCAGCCAGTACTGtgggaaaggacaggaaacattCCTCCTTTGGTTAGACTCCTCCAGGCCTACTTAGAGAAGGGTGCCAATACAATAGCAAGTGCTGCAGCTGACAAAATT CCTGGATTATTAGGTGTGTTCCAGAAGCTCATTGCCTCTAAAGCTAATGACCATCAAGGATTCTATCTTCTCAACAGTATTATTGAGCATATGCCTCC AGAATCAGTTGACCAGTACAGGAAGCAAATCTTCATTCTACTATTCCAAAGACTTCAAAATTCCAAAACAACAAAGTTTATCAAAA GTTTCTTAGTCTTCATTAATTTGTACTGTGTAAAATATGGGGCGTTAGCACTTCAAGAAATATTTGACAGCATACAGCCAAA GATGTTTGGAATGGTTTTGGAGAAAATTATAATTCCTGAAATTCAGAAAGTATCTGGACAAGTAGAGAAGAAAATCTGTGCTGTTGGTATTACTAAAATACTAACAGAGTGCCCTCCCATGATGGATACAGAATACACAAAACTGTG GATTCCTTTACTGCAGGCTCTAATTGGTCTCTTTGAACTGCCTGAAGATGATACCATTCCTGATGAAGAACACTTCATTGATATAGAAGATACCCCCGGATACCAGACTGCATTCTCTCAGCTTGCCTTTGCTGGAAAAAAAGAACATGATCCTGTGGGTCAAATGGTGAACAATCCTAAAATCCACCTGGCACAGTCTCTTCACAAACTATCTACTGCGTGTCCAGGCAGG GTTCCATCAATGCTGAGTACTAGTCTGAACGCAGAAGCCCTGCAGTATCTCCAAGGATACCTCCAAGCCGCAAGTGTAACACTGCTCTGA
- the CSE1L gene encoding exportin-2 isoform X2 translates to MELSDANLQTLTEYLKKTLDPDPSIRRPAEKFLESVEGNQNYPLLLLTLLEKSQDNVIKVCASVTFKNYIKRNWRIIEDEPNKICETDRIAIKGNIVHLMLSSPEQIQKQLSDAISIIGREDFPQKWPDLLTEMVNRFQSGDFHVINGVLRTAHSLFKRYRHEFKSNELWTEIKLVLDAFAQPLTNLFKATIELCSTHANDASALKVLFSSLIQIAKLFYSLNFQDLPEFFEDHMETWMTNFHSLLTLDNKLLQTDDEEEAGLLELLKSQICDNAALYAQKYDEEFQPYLPRFVTAIWNLLVTTGQEVKYDLLVSNAIQFLASVCERPHYKHLFEDQNTLTSICEKVIVPNMEFRAADEEAFEDNSEEYIRRDLEGSDIDTRRRAACDLVRGLCKFFEGPVTGIFSGYVNSMLQEYAKNPSVNWKHKDAAIYLVTSLASKAQTQKHGITQANELVNLTEFFVNHIQPDLKSANVNEFPVLKADGIKYIMIFRNQVPKEQLLVSIPLLINHLQAESIVVHTYAAHALERLFTMRGTNNATLITAAEMVPFVEVLLTNLFKALTFPGSSENEYIMKAIMRSFSLLQEAIIPYIPSLIAQLTQKLLAVSKNPSKPHFNHYMFESICLSIRITCKANPAAVGSFEEALFMVFTEILQNDVQEFIPYVFQVMSLLLEMHKNDIPSSYMALFPHLLQPVLWERTGNIPPLVRLLQAYLEKGANTIASAAADKIPGLLGVFQKLIASKANDHQGFYLLNSIIEHMPPESVDQYRKQIFILLFQRLQNSKTTKFIKSFLVFINLYCVKYGALALQEIFDSIQPKMFGMVLEKIIIPEIQKVSGQVEKKICAVGITKILTECPPMMDTEYTKLWIPLLQALIGLFELPEDDTIPDEEHFIDIEDTPGYQTAFSQLAFAGKKEHDPVGQMVNNPKIHLAQSLHKLSTACPGRVPSMLSTSLNAEALQYLQGYLQAASVTLL, encoded by the exons ATGGAGCTCAGTGATGCCAATTTACAGACTTTAACAGAATATCTAAAGAAGACACTAGACCCAGATCCTTCTATACGGCGTCCAG CGGAGAAGTTTCTCGAATCAGTTGAAGGAAACCAGAATTACCCATTGTTACTCTTAACGCTGCTGGAAAAGTCGCAAGATAATGTCATCAAAGTCTGTGCCTCTGTAACTTTCAAGAATTATATTAAAAGAAACTGGAGAATT ATTGAAGATGAACCAAACAAAATATGTGAAACAGACAGGATAGCTATTAAAGGCAACATAGTACACTTGATGCTTAGCAGTCCAGAACAAATTCAAAAACAG TTAAGTGACGCCATTAGCATTATTGGCAGGGAAGACTTCCCTCAGAAATGGCCAGACCTGCTGACCGAAATGGTGAATCGTTTTCAGAGTGGAGATTTCCATGTCATTAATGGAGTCCTTCGCACTGCACACTCGTTATTTAAAAG ATACCGCCATGAGTTTAAATCAAATGAACTGTGGACAGAAATCAAACTTGTCCTTGATGCCTTTGCACAGCCCTTGACAAATCTCTTTAAG GCCACCATTGAACTTTGCAGCACCCATGCAAATGATGCCAGTGCTTTGAaggttctcttctcttctctaatTCAGATTGCAAAATTGTTCTACAGTTTAAATTTTCAG gATCTTCCTGAGTTTTTTGAAGATCACATGGAAACCTGGATGACAAATTTTCATAGTCTTTTAACTTTAGATAACAAACTTTTACAGACTGAT GATGAAGAGGAAGCTGGATTATTGGAGCTACTGAAATCCCAAATTTGTGATAATGCTGCTTTGTATGCTCAAAAATATGATGAAGAATTCCAGCCTTACCTGCCTCGTTTTGTCACAGCGATCTGGAATTTGTTGGTCACAACAGGCCAGGAAGTTAAATACGACTTG TTGGTAAGCAATGCAATCCAATTTCTGGCCTCAGTTTGTGAGAGACCACATTATAAACATCTGTTTGAAGATCAGAATACCCTGACAAGCATCTGTGAAAAAGTTATTGTTCCCAACATGGAATTTAGag ctgctgaTGAAGAAGCTTTTGAAGATAATTCTGAAGAATATATAAGAAGGGATTTGGAAGGATCTG ATATTGATACCAGACGCAGAGCAGCCTGTGATCTAGTACGAGGCTTATGCAAGTTTTTTGAAGGACCTGTAACAGGGATCTTCTCTGGCTATGTTAATTCCATGCTGCAAGAATATGCAAAGAATCCATCTGTCAACTGGAAGCATAAAGATGCAGCCATTTACCTTGTAACATCTTTGGCATCCAAAGCTCAGACACAGAAG caTGGAATAACACAAGCCAATGAACTTGTAAATCTGACAGAATTCTTTGTGAATCATATTCAACCCGACTTAAAATCTGCTAATG TGAATGAATTTCCTGTGCTTAAAGCTGATGGCATCAAGTATATCATGATTTTCAGGAACCAA GTACCCAAAGAACAACTTTTGGTGTCTATCCCTCTCTTAATCAATCATCTTCAAGCAGAAAGTATTGTGGTTCATACTTATGCAGCCCATGCTCTTGAGAGATTGTTTACTATGAGGGGGACTAACAACGCTACACT CATTACAGCTGCAGAAATGGTACCATTTGTAGAAGTGCTACTAACAAACCTTTTTAAAGCCCTGACATTTCCCGGCTCATCTGAAAATGAGTATATTATGAAAG CTATCATGAGAAGTTTTTCTCTGCTACAGGAAGCTATAATCCCATATATCCCTTCTCTCATCGCTCAGCTTACACAGAAACTGCTGGCTGTCAGTAAG AACCCAAGCAAACCTCACTTTAACCATTACATGTTTGAATCAATATGCTTATCGATAAGGATAACTTGCAAAGCAAACCCTGCTGCTGTTGGAAGCTTCGAAGAGGCTTTGTTTATGGTGTTTACTGAGATATTACAGAATGACGTGCAAG AGTTTATTCCATACGTGTTTCAAGTGATGTCTCTACTATTGGAAATGCATAAAAATGACATCCCGTCATCCTACATGGCATTGTTTCCTCATCTCCTCCAGCCAGTACTGtgggaaaggacaggaaacattCCTCCTTTGGTTAGACTCCTCCAGGCCTACTTAGAGAAGGGTGCCAATACAATAGCAAGTGCTGCAGCTGACAAAATT CCTGGATTATTAGGTGTGTTCCAGAAGCTCATTGCCTCTAAAGCTAATGACCATCAAGGATTCTATCTTCTCAACAGTATTATTGAGCATATGCCTCC AGAATCAGTTGACCAGTACAGGAAGCAAATCTTCATTCTACTATTCCAAAGACTTCAAAATTCCAAAACAACAAAGTTTATCAAAA GTTTCTTAGTCTTCATTAATTTGTACTGTGTAAAATATGGGGCGTTAGCACTTCAAGAAATATTTGACAGCATACAGCCAAA GATGTTTGGAATGGTTTTGGAGAAAATTATAATTCCTGAAATTCAGAAAGTATCTGGACAAGTAGAGAAGAAAATCTGTGCTGTTGGTATTACTAAAATACTAACAGAGTGCCCTCCCATGATGGATACAGAATACACAAAACTGTG GATTCCTTTACTGCAGGCTCTAATTGGTCTCTTTGAACTGCCTGAAGATGATACCATTCCTGATGAAGAACACTTCATTGATATAGAAGATACCCCCGGATACCAGACTGCATTCTCTCAGCTTGCCTTTGCTGGAAAAAAAGAACATGATCCTGTGGGTCAAATGGTGAACAATCCTAAAATCCACCTGGCACAGTCTCTTCACAAACTATCTACTGCGTGTCCAGGCAGG GTTCCATCAATGCTGAGTACTAGTCTGAACGCAGAAGCCCTGCAGTATCTCCAAGGATACCTCCAAGCCGCAAGTGTAACACTGCTCTGA
- the LOC125622201 gene encoding uncharacterized protein LOC125622201, producing MQSSSAEVTIMESQNRKRAPAWTEREVRDLIAVWGEESVLSELRSSFRNAKTFVKISQGMKDRGQNRDLKQYRVKLKELMQAYQKTREANGRSGSEPQTCRFYDELHAILGGSATTTPAVLFDSFNGDGGNTEAGFGDEEDDEVVDSSQQASGETGFPNSQELFLTLDLEPVPPEPTQGCLLDPAGGEGTSAACVSMITGSSPSQRLVKIRKKKKKRTRD from the exons atgcagagctcatcagcagaggtgaccataatggagtcccagaatcgcaaaagagctccagcatggacggaacgggaggtacgggatctgatcgctgtatggggagaggaatccgtgctatcagaactccgttccagttttcgaaatgccaaaacctttgtcaaaatctcccagggcatgaaggacagaggccaaaacagggacctgaagcagtaccgcgtgaaacttaaggagctgatgcaagcctaccagaaaaccagagaggcaaacggccgctccgggtcagagccccaaacatgccgcttctatgatgagctgcatgccattttagggggttcagccaccactaccccagccgtgttgtttgactccttcaatggagatggaggcaacacggaagcaggttttggggatgaagaagatgatgaggttgtagatagctcacagcaagcaagtggagaaactggttttcccaacagccaggaactgtttctcaccctggacctggagccagtaccccccgaacccacccaaggctgcctcctggacccggcaggcggagaagggacctccg ctgcatgtgtttcaatgatcacaggatcttctccttcccagaggctagtgaagattagaaagaaaaaaaaaaaacgcactcgtgattaa